One genomic window of Salvelinus alpinus chromosome 9, SLU_Salpinus.1, whole genome shotgun sequence includes the following:
- the LOC139530863 gene encoding kinectin-like isoform X1, which produces MALDIYDSQYLVILAPSLVIALIFLFFWLFMKETSYDEVLARQKRDLKLPPSKPETRKKNDKKKSKKKESSSRGEGGESEEELRDFDVAEAVSSSTAEEEEEEPVPVAPPTPVSAPVAAPAEAPAGVRERKKEKKAAKAAATAAAPPAEIPSVNGSKQAGHKAEPPAPVAKPSPPIPQPDPQPPAQAQTPPQSSGKKKKEKKQKTEAVEEEIKVDKAPAPVKKEVPVPVETKAQDGATPTATTSTSGKKKNSAKKQKTEHAQVDDIQPDSAGPANHHGDAPSKGNVKKQKNEMDKENSEVKLKELLLGLGSLALSQAEAVSVVTVLKEKNPSALDAWQKSAARADPSSLERERLLTTLQEEASIAKDKVQQLSKELQQEKQKTVRAEAVLRDQRGALEKELNVMQAKSQGELQGIQMKFQKLREQLEGQIARLQQENGILRDAVSSATNQMESKQSSELNQLRSEYSGLMKELTENNNKLQQEEHQRKSLEVNYKQNVSQLEAQLQEAKRRWDELQNYLHNVNAEREKLHAAKEELQSQLLAVEKEMSNKNKEIQTLHSSLTDTIVSKDQVEQKMMQLLEVSQHSLADNAAQVQDLLRENSGLQTQIETLQNQLSSQATTVSHFEELQKLLAEKELQRKSLEDSLNGERSSGASRETNMQAMHNENMSLKVELQNLQAQISEQTASQLALDQFQRSFQEREENIKTVEDLLKMGLIEVANKEEELKTVREEKEVLKQEMEALKLQTTEQTLSDSIVDALQRKIQEKDEQIKSMEESLQAAQASDSSNGMTIESLEQQVVGLEQLRQKEAEDTTSARNQLLELQTQLAAKDQEIQTLQSELEARAKEVSDKVQELQQQQLTHTEAPSPELLTALAEKEKQVSDLQGELAKLRESLELHRSKNNELRVKNWSAMEALAATESMLQGKLGKARKEHQTALETAQVECRDVLHRLLPNVPLPAEHNHQEWLQRFETAVKEAPAAEVTLAAEPRPSAPGGSEDTKILADKLKESEEAQKVLQKDCETYKKVLAETEGILQRLQSSVEQEESRWKVKLNLSQTELKEMSVKVAALEQEVDRMSDLGELDNLRRDKQYLESELERAEHESATYVTEVSELKTQLTETLSKLETEERERQKVAGDLYKAQQSLDLIQEEICKDTGQGDLIENSNLSSHEEIDRKEKKTAGLNQTVRELQQLLLAVNRQLTKGQEAESDSPEV; this is translated from the exons ATGGCGCTGGACATCTATGACTCTCAGTACCTGGTGATCCTGGCCCCCTCCTTGGTCATCGctctcatcttcctcttcttctgGCTCTTCATGAAGGAGACCTCCTATGACGAGGTGCTGGCCAGGCAGAAACGAGACCTCAAGCTGCCACCCTCCAAACCAGAAACCCGCAAGAAGAACGATAAGAAAAAGAGCAAGAAGAAAGAGAGCAGTagtagaggggaaggaggagagtcTGAGGAAGAGCTGCGGGACTTTGACGTGGCTGAAGCTGTGAGCAGCTCCactgcggaggaggaggaggaggagcctgTCCCTGTGGCTCCACCCACCCCTGTTTCTGCCCCTGTGGCAGCGCCAGCCGAGGCCCCTGCaggggtgagggagaggaagaaggagaagaaagCCGCAAAGGCAGCTGCCACTGCAGCTGCTCCCCCTGCCGAGATACCTTCGGTGAATGGCTCCAAGCAAGCAGGCCACAAAGCAGAGCCCCCTGCCCCAGTGGCTAAACCCAGTCCCCCCATACCCCAGCCTGACCCACAGCCCCCAGCTCAGGCTCAGACCCCCCCCCAGTCCTCTggcaagaagaagaaggagaagaagcagAAGACAGAGGCTG TGGAAGAAGAGATTAAGGTGGATAAAGCTCCAGCTCCAGTCAAAAAGGAGGTTCCCGTGCCGGTGGAAACCAAAGCCCAGGATGGAGCGACCCCCACAGCCACCACCTCAACCAGTGGCAAGAAGAAGAACTCTGCCAAGAAGCAGAAGACTGAGCATG CCCAAGTGGATGATATCCAGCCTGACTCTGCAGGTCCTGCTAACCACCATGGGGATGCGCCCTCCAAGGGAAATGTCAAGAAACAGAAGAATGAGATGGATAAAG agAACTCTGAGGTGAAGCTGAAGGAGCTACTTTTGGGCCTGGGAAGTCTGGCCCTGTCACAGGCAGAGGCTGTCAGTGTGGTCACTGTGCTTAAAGAGAAGAACCCGTCTGCCCTAGACGCTTGGCAGAAGTCTGCAGCTAGGGCTGACCCCTcatccctggagagagagaggctcctcACCACTCTGCAGGAGGAGGCCTCCATCGCCAAGGACAAGGTCCAGCAGCTCAGCAAG GAGCTGCAGCAGGAGAAGCAGAAGACTGTGAGGgcggaggctgttctgagggaccAGCGTGGGGCGCTGGAGAAGGAGCTGAATGTCATGCAGGCTAAATCCCAGGGAGAGCTCCAGGGCATACAGATGAAG TTCCAGAAGCTGAGGGAGCAGCTAGAGGGTCAGATCGCCAGGCTGCAGCAGGAGAACGGCATCCTGAGAGATGCAGTCAGCTCTGCCACCAACCAGATGGAGAGCAA GCAGTCGTCGGAGCTGAACCAGCTGCGCTCTgagtactctggtctgatgaaagagctgacggagaacaacaacaagctgcagcaggaggagcaccAGAGGAAGTCGCTGGAGGTCAACTACAAGCAGAATGTGTCTCAGCTGGAG GCTCAACTGCAGGAAGCTAAGCGCCGCTGGGACGAGCTCCAGAACTACCTCCACAATGTCAACGCAGAGAGGGAGAAACTTCATGCTGCTAAAGAAG aaCTACAGAGCCAGCTGCTGGCGGTGGAGAAGGAAATGAGCAACAAGAACAAGGAGATCCAGACGCTGCACAGCAGCCTGACCGACACCATAGTGTCCAAGGACCAGGTGGAGCAGAAGATGATGCAGCTGCTGGAGGTGTCCCAGCACAGCCTGGCTGACAACGCAGCGCAGGTCCAG GATCTCCTGAGGGAAAACAGTGGCCTTCAGACCCAGATTGAGACTCTGCAGAACCAGTTGAGCTCACAG GCCACTACTGTATCCCACTTTGAGGAGCTACAGAAGCT GCTGGCTGAGAAGGAGCTGCAGAGGAAGAGTCTGGAGGACTCCCTGAATGGTGAGAGGAGCAGTGGCGCCAGCAGGGAAACTAACATGCAG gCCATGCACAATGAGAACATGTCACTGAAGGTAGAGCTCCAGAATCTGCAGGCTCAGATTTCTGAACAG aCTGCTTCTCAGCTGGCCTTGGACCAGTTCCAGAGGAG tttccAAGAGCGGGAGGAGAACATCAAGACTGTGGAGGACCTGCTGAAGATGGGGCTGATTGAGGTGGCCAATAAGGAGGAGGAATTGAAG ACTgtaagagaagagaaggaggttCTGAAACAAGAGATGGAGGCTTTAAAGCTTCAGACTACTGAACAG ACATTGTCCGATTCGATAGTGGACGCACTACAGCGCAA GATCCAAGAGAAAGATGAGCAGATTAAGTCAATGGAGGAGAGCCTACAGGCAGCACAGGCGAGTGACTCCAGCAATGGGATGACCATTGAG TCTCTGGAGCAGCAGGTGGTGGGGCTGGAGCAGCTTAGACAGAAGGAGGCTGAGGACACCACCAGTGCCAGAAACCAGCTCCTAGAACTACAGACACA GCTTGCTGCTAAGGACCAGGAGATCCAGACCCTACAGAGTGAGTTGGAGGCGAGGGCCAAGGAGGTGAGCGACAAGGTGCAGGAGCTACAGCAGCAACAG CTGACCCACACAGAGGCCCCAAGCCCGGAACTGCTGACAGC GTTGGCAGAGAAGGAGAAGCAGGTGTCTGATCTCCAGGGAGAGCTGGCTAAGCTGAGGGAGTCCCTGGAGCTTCACAGGAGCAAGAACAAC gagcttcGGGTGAAAAACTGGAGCGCTATGGAGGCTCTGGCAGCCACCGAGTCCATGCTTCAGGGGAAACTTGGCAAAGCCCGCAAG GAGCACCAGACAGCCCTGGAGACAGCTCAGGTAGAGTGTCGAGATGTTTTGCACAGACTGCTACCCAACGTGCCTCTGCCCGCTGAACAT AACCACCAGGAGTGGCTGCAGAGGTTTGAGACTGCAGTGAAAGAGGCCCCGGCAGCAGAGGTGACCCTAGCAGCAGAGCCCAGACCTTCAGCTCCAGGGGGCTCAGAGGACACCAAG ATATTGGCTGATAAGCTGAAGGAATCTGAAGAGGCCCAGAAGGTTCTACAGAAAGATTGTGAGACATACAAGAAAGTGTTGGCTGAGACG GAGGGCATCCTGCAGCGCCTCCAGAGCAGTGTGGAGCAGGAGGAGTCTCGCTGGAAGGTGAAGCTGAATCTttcacagacagagctgaaagaG ATGAGTGTGAAAGTGGCAGCACTGGAGCAGGAGGTGGACAGAATGAGCGACCTCGGGGAGCTGGACAAC TTGAGAAGAGACAAGCAGTACCTTGAGTCTGAGCTGGAGAGAGCAGAGCACGAGAGCGCCACCTATGTGACGGAGGTTAGCGAG CTGAAGACCCAGCTGACTGAGACTCTGTCTAAACTGGAGACCGAGGAGCGTGAGAGGCAGAAGGTGGCTGGGGATCTCTATAAG GCCCAGCAGTCTCTGGACCTGATCCAGGAGGAGATCTGCAAGGATACTGGCCAGGGTGACCTGATAGAGAACAGCAACCTCTCATCACAC GAGGAGATTGACAGGAAGGAGAAAAAGACGGCAGGCCTAAACCAAACTGTGAGGGAACTGCAGCAGCTGCTACTGGCTGTCAACCGGCAACTCACCAAGGGACAAGAGGCG GAATCAGACTCGCCTGAAGTAtag
- the LOC139530863 gene encoding kinectin-like isoform X2 — protein MALDIYDSQYLVILAPSLVIALIFLFFWLFMKETSYDEVLARQKRDLKLPPSKPETRKKNDKKKSKKKESSSRGEGGESEEELRDFDVAEAVSSSTAEEEEEEPVPVAPPTPVSAPVAAPAEAPAGVRERKKEKKAAKAAATAAAPPAEIPSVNGSKQAGHKAEPPAPVAKPSPPIPQPDPQPPAQAQTPPQSSGKKKKEKKQKTEAVEEEIKVDKAPAPVKKEVPVPVETKAQDGATPTATTSTSGKKKNSAKKQKTEHAQVDDIQPDSAGPANHHGDAPSKGNVKKQKNEMDKENSEVKLKELLLGLGSLALSQAEAVSVVTVLKEKNPSALDAWQKSAARADPSSLERERLLTTLQEEASIAKDKVQQLSKELQQEKQKTVRAEAVLRDQRGALEKELNVMQAKSQGELQGIQMKFQKLREQLEGQIARLQQENGILRDAVSSATNQMESKQSSELNQLRSEYSGLMKELTENNNKLQQEEHQRKSLEVNYKQNVSQLEAQLQEAKRRWDELQNYLHNVNAEREKLHAAKEELQSQLLAVEKEMSNKNKEIQTLHSSLTDTIVSKDQVEQKMMQLLEVSQHSLADNAAQVQDLLRENSGLQTQIETLQNQLSSQATTVSHFEELQKLLAEKELQRKSLEDSLNGERSSGASRETNMQAMHNENMSLKVELQNLQAQISEQTASQLALDQFQRSFQEREENIKTVEDLLKMGLIEVANKEEELKTVREEKEVLKQEMEALKLQTTEQTLSDSIVDALQRKIQEKDEQIKSMEESLQAAQASDSSNGMTIESLEQQVVGLEQLRQKEAEDTTSARNQLLELQTQLAAKDQEIQTLQSELEARAKEVSDKVQELQQQQLTHTEAPSPELLTALAEKEKQVSDLQGELAKLRESLELHRSKNNEHQTALETAQVECRDVLHRLLPNVPLPAEHNHQEWLQRFETAVKEAPAAEVTLAAEPRPSAPGGSEDTKILADKLKESEEAQKVLQKDCETYKKVLAETEGILQRLQSSVEQEESRWKVKLNLSQTELKEMSVKVAALEQEVDRMSDLGELDNLRRDKQYLESELERAEHESATYVTEVSELKTQLTETLSKLETEERERQKVAGDLYKAQQSLDLIQEEICKDTGQGDLIENSNLSSHEEIDRKEKKTAGLNQTVRELQQLLLAVNRQLTKGQEAESDSPEV, from the exons ATGGCGCTGGACATCTATGACTCTCAGTACCTGGTGATCCTGGCCCCCTCCTTGGTCATCGctctcatcttcctcttcttctgGCTCTTCATGAAGGAGACCTCCTATGACGAGGTGCTGGCCAGGCAGAAACGAGACCTCAAGCTGCCACCCTCCAAACCAGAAACCCGCAAGAAGAACGATAAGAAAAAGAGCAAGAAGAAAGAGAGCAGTagtagaggggaaggaggagagtcTGAGGAAGAGCTGCGGGACTTTGACGTGGCTGAAGCTGTGAGCAGCTCCactgcggaggaggaggaggaggagcctgTCCCTGTGGCTCCACCCACCCCTGTTTCTGCCCCTGTGGCAGCGCCAGCCGAGGCCCCTGCaggggtgagggagaggaagaaggagaagaaagCCGCAAAGGCAGCTGCCACTGCAGCTGCTCCCCCTGCCGAGATACCTTCGGTGAATGGCTCCAAGCAAGCAGGCCACAAAGCAGAGCCCCCTGCCCCAGTGGCTAAACCCAGTCCCCCCATACCCCAGCCTGACCCACAGCCCCCAGCTCAGGCTCAGACCCCCCCCCAGTCCTCTggcaagaagaagaaggagaagaagcagAAGACAGAGGCTG TGGAAGAAGAGATTAAGGTGGATAAAGCTCCAGCTCCAGTCAAAAAGGAGGTTCCCGTGCCGGTGGAAACCAAAGCCCAGGATGGAGCGACCCCCACAGCCACCACCTCAACCAGTGGCAAGAAGAAGAACTCTGCCAAGAAGCAGAAGACTGAGCATG CCCAAGTGGATGATATCCAGCCTGACTCTGCAGGTCCTGCTAACCACCATGGGGATGCGCCCTCCAAGGGAAATGTCAAGAAACAGAAGAATGAGATGGATAAAG agAACTCTGAGGTGAAGCTGAAGGAGCTACTTTTGGGCCTGGGAAGTCTGGCCCTGTCACAGGCAGAGGCTGTCAGTGTGGTCACTGTGCTTAAAGAGAAGAACCCGTCTGCCCTAGACGCTTGGCAGAAGTCTGCAGCTAGGGCTGACCCCTcatccctggagagagagaggctcctcACCACTCTGCAGGAGGAGGCCTCCATCGCCAAGGACAAGGTCCAGCAGCTCAGCAAG GAGCTGCAGCAGGAGAAGCAGAAGACTGTGAGGgcggaggctgttctgagggaccAGCGTGGGGCGCTGGAGAAGGAGCTGAATGTCATGCAGGCTAAATCCCAGGGAGAGCTCCAGGGCATACAGATGAAG TTCCAGAAGCTGAGGGAGCAGCTAGAGGGTCAGATCGCCAGGCTGCAGCAGGAGAACGGCATCCTGAGAGATGCAGTCAGCTCTGCCACCAACCAGATGGAGAGCAA GCAGTCGTCGGAGCTGAACCAGCTGCGCTCTgagtactctggtctgatgaaagagctgacggagaacaacaacaagctgcagcaggaggagcaccAGAGGAAGTCGCTGGAGGTCAACTACAAGCAGAATGTGTCTCAGCTGGAG GCTCAACTGCAGGAAGCTAAGCGCCGCTGGGACGAGCTCCAGAACTACCTCCACAATGTCAACGCAGAGAGGGAGAAACTTCATGCTGCTAAAGAAG aaCTACAGAGCCAGCTGCTGGCGGTGGAGAAGGAAATGAGCAACAAGAACAAGGAGATCCAGACGCTGCACAGCAGCCTGACCGACACCATAGTGTCCAAGGACCAGGTGGAGCAGAAGATGATGCAGCTGCTGGAGGTGTCCCAGCACAGCCTGGCTGACAACGCAGCGCAGGTCCAG GATCTCCTGAGGGAAAACAGTGGCCTTCAGACCCAGATTGAGACTCTGCAGAACCAGTTGAGCTCACAG GCCACTACTGTATCCCACTTTGAGGAGCTACAGAAGCT GCTGGCTGAGAAGGAGCTGCAGAGGAAGAGTCTGGAGGACTCCCTGAATGGTGAGAGGAGCAGTGGCGCCAGCAGGGAAACTAACATGCAG gCCATGCACAATGAGAACATGTCACTGAAGGTAGAGCTCCAGAATCTGCAGGCTCAGATTTCTGAACAG aCTGCTTCTCAGCTGGCCTTGGACCAGTTCCAGAGGAG tttccAAGAGCGGGAGGAGAACATCAAGACTGTGGAGGACCTGCTGAAGATGGGGCTGATTGAGGTGGCCAATAAGGAGGAGGAATTGAAG ACTgtaagagaagagaaggaggttCTGAAACAAGAGATGGAGGCTTTAAAGCTTCAGACTACTGAACAG ACATTGTCCGATTCGATAGTGGACGCACTACAGCGCAA GATCCAAGAGAAAGATGAGCAGATTAAGTCAATGGAGGAGAGCCTACAGGCAGCACAGGCGAGTGACTCCAGCAATGGGATGACCATTGAG TCTCTGGAGCAGCAGGTGGTGGGGCTGGAGCAGCTTAGACAGAAGGAGGCTGAGGACACCACCAGTGCCAGAAACCAGCTCCTAGAACTACAGACACA GCTTGCTGCTAAGGACCAGGAGATCCAGACCCTACAGAGTGAGTTGGAGGCGAGGGCCAAGGAGGTGAGCGACAAGGTGCAGGAGCTACAGCAGCAACAG CTGACCCACACAGAGGCCCCAAGCCCGGAACTGCTGACAGC GTTGGCAGAGAAGGAGAAGCAGGTGTCTGATCTCCAGGGAGAGCTGGCTAAGCTGAGGGAGTCCCTGGAGCTTCACAGGAGCAAGAACAAC GAGCACCAGACAGCCCTGGAGACAGCTCAGGTAGAGTGTCGAGATGTTTTGCACAGACTGCTACCCAACGTGCCTCTGCCCGCTGAACAT AACCACCAGGAGTGGCTGCAGAGGTTTGAGACTGCAGTGAAAGAGGCCCCGGCAGCAGAGGTGACCCTAGCAGCAGAGCCCAGACCTTCAGCTCCAGGGGGCTCAGAGGACACCAAG ATATTGGCTGATAAGCTGAAGGAATCTGAAGAGGCCCAGAAGGTTCTACAGAAAGATTGTGAGACATACAAGAAAGTGTTGGCTGAGACG GAGGGCATCCTGCAGCGCCTCCAGAGCAGTGTGGAGCAGGAGGAGTCTCGCTGGAAGGTGAAGCTGAATCTttcacagacagagctgaaagaG ATGAGTGTGAAAGTGGCAGCACTGGAGCAGGAGGTGGACAGAATGAGCGACCTCGGGGAGCTGGACAAC TTGAGAAGAGACAAGCAGTACCTTGAGTCTGAGCTGGAGAGAGCAGAGCACGAGAGCGCCACCTATGTGACGGAGGTTAGCGAG CTGAAGACCCAGCTGACTGAGACTCTGTCTAAACTGGAGACCGAGGAGCGTGAGAGGCAGAAGGTGGCTGGGGATCTCTATAAG GCCCAGCAGTCTCTGGACCTGATCCAGGAGGAGATCTGCAAGGATACTGGCCAGGGTGACCTGATAGAGAACAGCAACCTCTCATCACAC GAGGAGATTGACAGGAAGGAGAAAAAGACGGCAGGCCTAAACCAAACTGTGAGGGAACTGCAGCAGCTGCTACTGGCTGTCAACCGGCAACTCACCAAGGGACAAGAGGCG GAATCAGACTCGCCTGAAGTAtag